The Gammaproteobacteria bacterium genomic interval TTGGGATATTCAGCTGATCGGTCTGCACCGGGACCTTACGAGTTCTGGCCGAAATCGAAGGGACACGACACACACGTCATGAGGGCCAGATTCACGCCGCCTCATCGAGTGCTTCGGTAATCGGCGAACCCGGGTAGTTCCGCTGCTGTTCCTGGCGGAAGTGAAATTCCATGTAGTCTGTCAGATCGCCGCTGACCTTCAACGAGCGCAGCTTGAGAATGGCTTCGGCTCGCGCGAGACCCCAGCGCGCCCCGGTGATATCCATCCGGTCCTTCACC includes:
- a CDS encoding ISKra4 family transposase codes for the protein VKDRMDITGARWGLARAEAILKLRSLKVSGDLTDYMEFHFRQEQQRNYPGSPITEALDEAA